The nucleotide window CAGGATCGCGCGCGGCCTGGTCACGATACCGATCCTGCTCGTGAAGGGGCTGTATCCGGACCTCGCCCTCATCCGGGATATCCCCGCCGAGATCCGGCACCAGCCGAAGTGGGGCCGCGAGCATCAGGTGCTGGAGGCGATGATCGCGAAGATCGATTCGTTGAAGGCCCAGGGAAAGACGGTCGCGGCGGTCATCAATACCGGAGATCTCGTGAAGGATGGGCGCTATCCGGCGCATTGGGAGCGGTTCCTCCGCATCACCCGCCCCCTCTTCTCGCGTGTTCCCTACTTCCCCGTCGCCGGCAATCACGAGCGGACGGACACGGTGCTGGGGGTGGATAACTGGCGGACCGCCACGGGACTGCCGATCGCCGGCGACCGGCTCTACTACTGCTTCGACACCGCCGACGGCTGGGTTCGCTTCATCGCGCTGGACACCAATCCCATCGTCGACCCTTCCCGGCACTGGACCCGCGAGGTGCAGGTCCGGTACTCCGACGAGGAGTTCTCGTGGCTGGTGGAGCGGGTCAAGGAGCACACCGGCCCCGTGATCGTCATGATGCACCACCCGCCTTTCTCGGCTTCCTATCATCGCATGGAGTGGCAGAACGATCCGGTCCTCCGGGAACGCCGGGAACGGATGGTCCGCGCACTGCACACCAGCGGCATCTCGATCATCGCGAGCGGGCACGATCACGCCTACCAGCGCGCCCTGGTCACGTGGCCCGATGCGGTGCTCATCGCGATCGTCACGGGCGGCGCGGGCGCGCCCCTGCACCAGCTCCC belongs to Candidatus Binatia bacterium and includes:
- a CDS encoding metallophosphoesterase gives rise to the protein MALAFIALALLAGCARIGRLQNLGTTIAPVRPDSTSEGRGSEKAPVEALRPLFGDTLIGFAPGTADSSHRFLGRLRDGYTADTLNIMLFGDNRPGYRTSRLQPQFTAIRRMFSLNPLRIARGLVTIPILLVKGLYPDLALIRDIPAEIRHQPKWGREHQVLEAMIAKIDSLKAQGKTVAAVINTGDLVKDGRYPAHWERFLRITRPLFSRVPYFPVAGNHERTDTVLGVDNWRTATGLPIAGDRLYYCFDTADGWVRFIALDTNPIVDPSRHWTREVQVRYSDEEFSWLVERVKEHTGPVIVMMHHPPFSASYHRMEWQNDPVLRERRERMVRALHTSGISIIASGHDHAYQRALVTWPDAVLIAIVTGGAGAPLHQLPSSAASGVVYSEYKVAGSVVRPHDVLTDEVFHFIHLRLWFGGGDFYAYAVEKDGSVQLIDKVQIDLKRYGTPKIDQHKMPVPPAKGPREVMGTPGMQPMGAMAANKDSTAASQRLLAAPPPGATAR